From Cytophagia bacterium CHB2:
ATTGCGCCCACGCAATACGCGCCCGTGCTCATTCTCGATGATAGCGGCAACAAAAGACTGGAAATGATGCGCTGGGGCTTGATTCCACATTGGGCCAAAGACGCCAGCATTGGCAACCGTATGATCAACGCCCGCAGCGAA
This genomic window contains:
- a CDS encoding SOS response-associated peptidase; the protein is MCGRYTNTAKLDAMQLRFDFDTDETDFVPRYNIAPTQYAPVLILDDSGNKRLEMMRWGLIPHWAKDASIGNRMINARSE